From the genome of Brassica napus cultivar Da-Ae chromosome C3 unlocalized genomic scaffold, Da-Ae chrC03_Random_22, whole genome shotgun sequence, one region includes:
- the LOC125594665 gene encoding oxysterol-binding protein-related protein 1B-like has translation MEAKVISCTTFGDDKVIKIVVSRHRAVTNYKPRENETTTVVVADDTCSKKDVEEIKMTCEKLDYVYEGRLHEDYAQTNIGPGLV, from the coding sequence ATGGAAGCCAAAGTCATTTCTTGCACTACTTTCGGAGACGACAAGGTCATAAAGATTGTTGTTTCGAGACATCGTGCTGTCACCAACTACAAACCTAGAGAAAACGAAACGACGACCGTTGTTGTTGCCGATGATACTTGCTCCAAGAAAGATGTTGAAGAGATTAAGATGACTTGTGAGAAGCTCGATTATGTTTACGAAGGAAGACTTCACGAAGATTACGCTCAGACCAACATTGGACCTGGTTTGGTCTGA
- the LOC106444865 gene encoding cucumber peeling cupredoxin-like produces the protein MTLLIVTLSLIGLARSASFYEVGDTNGWTTKMGLEYYKTWSSSKTFYLGDSLIFQYNKDLHNVMEVSFKDYELCNPNSALATYHSEYEPVKLNRTGHYYFICGVPGHCECGQKLEVLVTAPASLQNPATTQQNNSSTSNSNPEPNPTIPDPKPNPTFPDPKPMPTSPDPKPKPSPRWEDPLVVLPVDAATIASLPHNAASDPCVWSGLSLLSFVLLQTLVFL, from the coding sequence ATGACTTTGTTAATTGTAACATTGTCACTAATCGGATTAGCTCGTTCTGCATCTTTTTACGAGGTTGGAGACACCAACGGATGGACGACAAAGATGGGCCTTGAGTATTACAAGACATGGTCTTCTTCAAAGACTTTCTACCTTGGAGATTCCCTCATCTTTCAATACAACAAAGATCTCCACAACGTGATGGAGGTGAGCTTCAAAGATTACGAGTTGTGTAACCCTAATTCAGCTCTGGCCACATATCACTCTGAGTATGAACCGGTTAAGCTTAACAGAACCGGACACTATTACTTCATATGCGGTGTGCCTGGTCACTGTGAATGTGGTCAAAAGCTTGAGGTCCTAGTCACGGCGCCTGCCTCTCTGCAGAATCCTGCCACAACTCAACAAAACAACTCTTCTACTTCTAATTCTAACCCTGAACCTAATCCTACAATTCCTGATCCTAAACCTAATCCTACATTTCCTGATCCTAAACCTATGCCTACTAGTCCTGATCCTAAACCAAAGCCTTCACCGCGTTGGGAGGATCCTCTTGTGGTTCTTCCAGTAGATGCTGCAACAATTGCATCACTTCCTCACAATGCAGCCTCAGACCCTTGTGTGTGGAGTGGGTTAAGCTTGCTCTCATTCGTTCTTCTACAAACCCTAGTTTTTctttaa
- the LOC106443458 gene encoding oxysterol-binding protein-related protein 1B: MEAKVISCTTFGEDKVIKIVVSSHRAVTNYKPGENETTVVVADDTCSKKDVEEIKKTCEKLDYVYEGRLHEDYAQTNIGPGLV, from the coding sequence atggaaGCCAAAGTGATTTCTTGCACTACTTTTGGAGAAGACAAGGTCATAAAGATTGTTGTTTCGAGCCATCGTGCAGTCACCAACTACAAACCTGGAGAAAACGAAACGACCGTTGTTGTTGCCGATGATACTTGCTCCAAGAAAGATGTTGAAGAGATTAAGAAGACTTGTGAGAAGCTCGATTATGTTTACGAAGGAAGACTTCACGAAGATTACGCTCAGACCAACATTGGACCTGGTTTGGTCTGA
- the LOC125575587 gene encoding 50S ribosomal subunit assembly factor BipA-like has protein sequence MGYGTITAHSLMGLEARGTLFVSPGLESYDGMIIGEHSRDTDLDVNPVKAKELTNIRSVNKDENVKLSPPRLMTLEEAIGYVASDELIEVTPKTIRLRKRCLDVTKRKSQSKRAKE, from the exons ATGGGATATGGAACTATTACAGCTCATTCACTGATGGGGTTGGAAGCTCGTGGGACTCTCTTTGTGTCTCCGGGACTGGAA TCATACGATGGCATGATTATCGGTGAGCACTCACGAGACACAGATCTTGAT GTTAACCCGGTTAAGGCCAAAGAGCTTACCAACATTCGCTCTGTTAACAAAGACGAGAATGTGAAGCTATCTCCACCTCGCCTC ATGACACTTGAGGAGGCTATAGGATACGTTGCCTCAGATGAACTTATTGAG GTTACTCCAAAGACGATTAGGTTGAGGAAGAGATGTCTAGACGTTACCAAGCGTAAATCACAGAGCAAACGAGCCAAAGAGTAA